Proteins from one bacterium genomic window:
- a CDS encoding CPBP family intramembrane metalloprotease, whose amino-acid sequence MISVFSTRPAARAALVAGYVLLVESARALLSTAPYAAIPALLLGGAALAVAALGWPAARLGLGTSKLGLRILGGLALGAVLLLPAAARAGAAPMLPAGLALAAVAVSIGEELAFRGALYAALEEVGGAPLAVAGSTVAWTAAHALSHPPAFLGAVAAAGLLLGLWRWACRDLVAPMVGHVIADLAL is encoded by the coding sequence TTGATCTCAGTTTTCAGCACCCGCCCGGCGGCTCGGGCGGCCCTGGTCGCGGGCTATGTGCTGCTGGTCGAATCCGCGCGGGCGCTCCTCTCCACCGCGCCGTACGCCGCCATCCCGGCGCTTCTGCTCGGGGGGGCGGCGCTGGCGGTGGCGGCGCTCGGCTGGCCCGCCGCGCGCCTGGGCCTGGGCACCTCGAAGCTCGGCCTGCGCATCCTGGGCGGCCTTGCCCTGGGCGCGGTCCTCCTGCTGCCCGCGGCGGCCCGAGCCGGCGCCGCCCCGATGCTGCCGGCCGGCCTGGCGCTGGCGGCGGTCGCGGTCTCGATCGGCGAGGAGCTGGCTTTTCGCGGCGCGCTCTACGCCGCGCTGGAGGAGGTTGGTGGAGCGCCGCTCGCGGTGGCCGGGAGCACCGTGGCGTGGACGGCGGCGCACGCTCTCTCACATCCTCCGGCCTTTCTCGGCGCGGTCGCCGCGGCAGGACTGCTGCTCGGCCTGTGGCGCTGGGCGTGCCGCGACCTGGTGGCTCCGATGGTCGGACACGTGATCGCCGACCTCGCCCTATGA
- a CDS encoding phenylacetate-CoA oxygenase subunit PaaI — MASAAEFDQMIKSGELIESSKEMTPEYLRELKHTLIVSGDTELISAPAYYLAAKRAPSINAFMTGIAIIQDELAHAHIAYHILEDLGEDQEKLIFSRDPKSFRYPYAFDVPLDSWTELVVANGMYDQAGFCLLGDIHDKCSYGPWKRGLNKVMTEENFHLRNGRTWMKRISQAGGAAKDELQRAVDWMFPLSVEWFGLPDSLKMHSTQLEYRLKGLTNDQLRQWWLSTVVPYCEQIGIKVPAHRETRDGKDVWELDYPFPCEFDAEAKRWDFKQPISWEDVLVRWRARGPRNAEMVAMFQEEFHKFRKTHHNGS, encoded by the coding sequence ATGGCATCGGCGGCCGAGTTCGACCAGATGATCAAGTCGGGCGAGTTGATCGAGTCGTCGAAGGAGATGACCCCCGAGTACCTCCGCGAGCTGAAGCACACGCTCATCGTCTCCGGCGACACCGAGCTCATCTCCGCCCCCGCCTACTACCTCGCCGCCAAGCGCGCGCCCTCGATCAACGCCTTCATGACCGGGATCGCGATCATCCAGGACGAGCTGGCGCACGCTCACATCGCCTACCACATCCTCGAAGACCTGGGCGAGGACCAGGAAAAGCTCATCTTCAGCCGCGACCCCAAGAGCTTCCGCTACCCCTACGCCTTCGACGTCCCGCTGGACAGCTGGACCGAGCTCGTGGTCGCCAACGGGATGTACGACCAGGCCGGCTTCTGCCTCCTGGGCGACATCCACGACAAGTGCTCGTACGGCCCATGGAAACGCGGGCTGAACAAGGTGATGACGGAAGAGAACTTCCACCTCCGCAACGGCCGGACGTGGATGAAGCGCATCAGCCAGGCGGGCGGCGCGGCCAAAGATGAGCTCCAGCGTGCCGTCGACTGGATGTTCCCGCTGAGCGTCGAATGGTTCGGCCTCCCGGACTCGCTGAAGATGCACTCGACCCAGCTCGAGTACCGCCTCAAGGGTTTGACCAACGACCAGCTGCGCCAGTGGTGGCTTTCGACCGTCGTCCCGTACTGCGAGCAGATCGGGATCAAGGTGCCGGCGCACAGAGAAACGCGCGACGGCAAGGACGTGTGGGAGCTCGACTATCCCTTCCCGTGCGAGTTCGATGCCGAGGCCAAGCGCTGGGATTTCAAACAACCGATCTCGTGGGAGGACGTGCTCGTCCGCTGGCGCGCCCGCGGACCGCGCAACGCCGAGATGGTGGCGATGTTCCAGGAGGAGTTCCACAAGTTCCGCAAGACGCATCACAACGGGTCGTGA
- a CDS encoding metal-sulfur cluster assembly factor — MPINLVDLGVIYDIREKNGVVEVDLTFTAMGCPASDFILDDVRERLLREAGVREVRVNVVWDPPWTVALMTEAGRDALEAWGLAV, encoded by the coding sequence ATGCCGATCAACCTCGTCGACCTCGGGGTCATCTATGACATCCGCGAGAAGAACGGCGTGGTCGAGGTCGATCTCACCTTCACCGCGATGGGCTGTCCCGCCTCCGACTTCATCCTCGACGACGTCCGTGAGCGGCTGCTGCGCGAGGCCGGTGTGCGCGAGGTCCGGGTCAACGTGGTCTGGGATCCTCCCTGGACGGTGGCGCTTATGACCGAGGCCGGCCGCGATGCGCTCGAAGCCTGGGGGCTGGCGGTTTGA